One segment of Nostoc piscinale CENA21 DNA contains the following:
- a CDS encoding TspO/MBR family protein, with the protein MIKSWMIIGGVAILVALGANLIQPSDRKWFKRLQRPRWLTFEAAIPVIWSVIFICGAWSAYIVWETNPGTTSTWLLMSLYLILEIAIVAYTPVMFRLRSLQAGTIIGGTGFIIGLILILAVLPVSSWAALLLVPFLLWSPIGTYTTWQMQSLNPQDA; encoded by the coding sequence ATGATTAAATCATGGATGATCATTGGGGGCGTAGCAATATTAGTGGCTTTGGGTGCTAATTTAATTCAACCAAGCGATCGCAAATGGTTCAAACGCTTACAAAGGCCGAGATGGCTAACTTTTGAAGCCGCAATTCCAGTGATTTGGAGTGTAATTTTTATTTGTGGTGCTTGGTCAGCTTATATTGTTTGGGAAACTAACCCAGGAACAACATCTACTTGGTTGTTGATGAGTTTATATTTAATTTTAGAAATTGCGATCGTTGCGTATACACCCGTGATGTTTCGGCTGCGAAGTCTGCAAGCAGGCACAATTATTGGTGGTACAGGCTTTATTATCGGTCTTATATTAATTCTGGCTGTCTTACCTGTCTCCAGTTGGGCAGCATTATTATTAGTACCCTTTTTACTATGGAGTCCCATTGGTACTTATACTACTTGGCAGATGCAAAGTCTCAATCCGCAAGATGCCTAA